A genomic stretch from Nitrobacter winogradskyi Nb-255 includes:
- a CDS encoding DUF6537 domain-containing protein has product MNFGRSKTADVLPAIRLMFAKVSGESNNPIPTLPADMPENARLVAVDGVKRLIDYQGPGYAQLYVDRLRRFIGRRNIDDKVFADIARLMAARMAYDDPLRMAQLKLAEIRKGPHVSSIDVRKLYLDELTSLLPKRGADPMIRVLDYLGWRRLPVTMRFSTASGFRLRCLRILASLRRWRLSSLRYANERVWVERWLHMIDRSLAKQPAAVAAVVSTAEMVQGYGAAYAQNLRDWNLIIDHLVKPTFDGAVLCPDLGAAIAEARAAVEHDPRQDSLKRVIAGLRERTGADDRRAD; this is encoded by the coding sequence ATGAACTTCGGCAGAAGCAAAACCGCGGACGTACTTCCCGCCATCCGTTTGATGTTCGCCAAGGTTTCAGGCGAGAGCAACAATCCGATTCCGACGTTGCCGGCCGACATGCCTGAAAACGCAAGGCTCGTAGCGGTCGATGGCGTGAAACGCCTGATCGATTATCAGGGGCCGGGTTACGCCCAACTCTATGTCGACCGGCTTCGGCGCTTCATTGGTCGGCGCAATATCGACGATAAAGTGTTTGCCGACATCGCGCGGCTAATGGCCGCGCGTATGGCATACGACGATCCTCTCCGCATGGCGCAGCTCAAGCTTGCCGAAATCCGAAAAGGCCCGCATGTTTCCTCGATTGACGTTCGTAAATTGTATCTCGACGAGCTGACGTCGTTGCTGCCGAAAAGGGGAGCTGACCCGATGATCCGCGTGCTGGATTATCTGGGCTGGCGGCGCCTGCCGGTGACCATGCGGTTCAGCACCGCGAGCGGCTTCCGGCTGCGCTGTCTCCGGATCCTGGCCTCGCTCAGGCGATGGCGGCTGTCGTCTCTCCGATATGCCAATGAGCGTGTCTGGGTCGAGCGCTGGCTGCACATGATCGATCGCAGCCTGGCGAAACAGCCTGCCGCGGTCGCGGCGGTGGTTTCGACGGCCGAGATGGTGCAGGGATATGGTGCTGCTTATGCGCAGAATTTGCGGGACTGGAATCTGATCATCGATCACCTTGTTAAACCGACCTTCGACGGCGCGGTACTCTGTCCTGATCTCGGCGCCGCAATCGCCGAGGCGCGCGCGGCCGTGGAGCATGATCCTCGACAGGATTCGTTGAAGCGTGTCATCGCGGGACTAAGGGAGCGCACCGGGGCTGACGATCGGAGGGCCGATTGA
- a CDS encoding MarR family transcriptional regulator — MISRLDRLARSGVNVEGLNPAQWEALRYLSRANRFSRTPAALAGYAGSTRGTISQTLIALEQKGLASRQSSRRDGRSVELALTRRGEAVLRDDPLRRLADDIAAATGGDAGALLATLQDILSSTIARNGGRAFGVCRTCRHFRHNAKPGSASPHHCNALGESLSDSDSGAICQEHEPA; from the coding sequence TTGATCAGCCGTCTGGACCGGCTGGCGCGCAGCGGCGTTAACGTCGAAGGGCTCAACCCTGCGCAGTGGGAGGCGTTGCGTTACCTGTCCCGCGCCAACCGTTTTTCGCGCACGCCGGCGGCGCTGGCCGGTTACGCCGGCTCGACTCGCGGAACCATTTCCCAAACCTTGATTGCCTTGGAGCAGAAGGGGTTGGCTTCGCGGCAATCCAGCCGCCGCGACGGCCGCTCGGTTGAACTGGCGCTGACCCGGCGCGGCGAGGCTGTATTGAGAGACGATCCGCTGCGGAGGCTGGCGGACGACATCGCGGCTGCGACGGGCGGCGATGCCGGCGCGTTGCTGGCGACCCTGCAGGACATCCTGTCGTCAACGATCGCGCGGAATGGCGGACGCGCCTTCGGAGTTTGCCGCACATGCAGGCATTTCCGCCACAACGCCAAACCGGGCAGCGCCTCGCCGCATCACTGCAATGCGCTCGGTGAATCGCTCTCCGATTCCGATAGCGGCGCGATCTGTCAGGAGCACGAGCCGGCGTGA
- a CDS encoding NnrS family protein — protein sequence MAMSDVENAKAEPLAIWTIGFRPFFLMAGIWSAVALAGWIAVLTIGLTLPSRFDPLTWHIHEMLFGFVLAAIAGFLLTAIPNWTGRPPISGRLLAALVMLWFAGRVTCLVSAWFPLGLAAAIDLAFPFVLCGVVAREIIAGRNWRNMIMPIPVAMLGVADLLMYLELSGSSLSVGLGWRLGLAAIIVLISVVGGRIIPSFTRNWLIRQNASRLPPAHGHVDSLALVSLLAGMIGWALFPERWPFGWLLLVAAALNLWRLGRWRGPAVGAEPLLTILHAGYLWVIIGAALLGASMLADHVPQAAAIHALTAGAIGTMTLGVMTRVSLGHTGRALTADRITGLIYLLVILAAIARVAAWDGGSSAMLIEISAVLWIGSFGLFVLRYGPILLSPRVKSVDIQPRR from the coding sequence ATGGCCATGTCGGACGTGGAGAACGCGAAAGCGGAGCCGCTGGCGATCTGGACGATCGGCTTCAGACCGTTCTTCCTGATGGCCGGCATCTGGTCGGCGGTGGCGCTCGCCGGATGGATCGCCGTGCTCACGATCGGGCTCACGCTGCCAAGCCGCTTCGATCCGCTCACATGGCATATCCATGAAATGCTGTTCGGGTTCGTCCTGGCGGCGATTGCCGGTTTTCTGCTGACCGCGATTCCGAACTGGACCGGCCGCCCGCCGATCAGCGGCCGGCTGCTCGCCGCGCTCGTGATGTTATGGTTCGCGGGTCGCGTCACCTGTCTCGTTTCAGCGTGGTTCCCGCTCGGGCTGGCGGCCGCGATCGATCTGGCCTTCCCGTTCGTGCTTTGCGGAGTTGTCGCTCGCGAAATCATCGCGGGCCGCAACTGGCGCAACATGATCATGCCGATCCCTGTCGCCATGCTCGGCGTCGCCGATCTTCTTATGTATCTGGAGCTGTCTGGTTCTTCCCTGTCCGTGGGTCTTGGATGGCGTCTCGGACTGGCCGCGATCATCGTTCTGATCTCGGTCGTCGGCGGCCGGATCATCCCGAGTTTCACGCGCAACTGGCTCATCAGGCAGAATGCTTCCCGCCTTCCGCCCGCGCACGGCCACGTCGATAGCCTCGCGCTCGTGTCCCTCCTTGCCGGAATGATCGGATGGGCGCTCTTTCCTGAGCGCTGGCCTTTCGGCTGGTTGTTGCTTGTCGCCGCCGCGCTGAATCTCTGGCGGCTCGGGCGCTGGCGGGGCCCGGCCGTCGGCGCTGAACCGCTGTTGACTATTCTTCACGCCGGATACCTGTGGGTCATTATCGGTGCGGCATTGCTTGGCGCTTCGATGCTGGCCGATCATGTGCCTCAGGCCGCTGCGATCCACGCGCTGACCGCCGGTGCCATCGGCACGATGACGCTCGGCGTCATGACCCGCGTTTCGCTCGGCCACACCGGACGCGCCCTCACAGCGGATCGGATCACGGGCCTGATCTATCTGCTGGTGATCCTCGCCGCCATCGCGCGGGTCGCTGCCTGGGATGGCGGTTCGTCGGCGATGTTGATCGAGATATCAGCCGTGCTGTGGATCGGCAGCTTCGGCCTTTTCGTGTTGCGATACGGACCGATACTGCTGTCGCCCCGCGTGAAGTCGGTGGACATTCAGCCTCGCCGGTAA
- a CDS encoding Crp/Fnr family transcriptional regulator, producing MDISHLAEHLGTVGGVAASFFVVATYTMRTMIPLRVFGMLANLMLMITALPLHNFLQFGLHAGLFFLNGYRLHQMLLLVREVKKSVNGDLSMDWLKPFMTKRKCEAGEMLFYKNEKAETMFYIVSGRYRLVESGIELPIGALVGELGMLSPSNERTQSLECIESGTVLSVSYRQVEELYVQNPEFGFYFLRLASARLFQNIGKLEDRLAETAAPPAMSPKLA from the coding sequence ATGGACATATCACATTTAGCCGAGCATCTCGGGACCGTCGGCGGCGTGGCCGCTTCGTTCTTCGTGGTCGCCACCTACACCATGCGGACCATGATCCCGCTCCGTGTCTTCGGCATGCTGGCCAATCTCATGCTGATGATCACGGCGCTTCCGCTTCACAATTTCCTGCAGTTCGGGCTTCATGCAGGATTGTTCTTCCTCAACGGATATCGCCTGCACCAGATGCTCCTGCTCGTGCGCGAAGTGAAGAAGTCCGTCAACGGCGATCTCTCGATGGACTGGCTGAAGCCTTTCATGACCAAGCGCAAGTGCGAGGCCGGCGAGATGCTGTTCTATAAGAACGAGAAGGCGGAGACGATGTTCTACATCGTCAGCGGCCGCTATCGTCTGGTCGAGTCCGGCATCGAACTGCCGATCGGGGCCCTCGTCGGGGAACTCGGCATGCTGTCGCCCAGCAACGAACGCACCCAGTCGCTGGAGTGCATCGAAAGCGGCACGGTGCTCAGCGTGAGCTATCGGCAGGTTGAGGAGCTTTACGTCCAGAATCCGGAGTTCGGCTTCTATTTCCTGCGGCTGGCCAGCGCGCGGCTGTTTCAGAACATCGGCAAGCTCGAAGATCGGCTCGCCGAAACCGCGGCGCCCCCGGCCATGAGTCCCAAGCTCGCATGA
- a CDS encoding glycerate kinase type-2 family protein, with product MTDQRKLLRAIFDATVAAAHPDTILAAHLPPLPHGRVICLAAGKAAAAMAAAVERHYLDAVGLDPVRLAGLAATRYGHSVPTRRIRVIEAGHPVPDEAGLRSADASLTLASAATADDLLLVLLSGGGSANWIAPVNGVSIARKQQVTKALLRSGAPISDINTVRRHLSRIKGGRLARAASRAEIVTLAISDVPRDEPTVIASGPTVPDPTTLADARALLTKYRIVCDDAVSRALDDPANESCKPGDAAFSRARFEIIARPRTSLDVAARLAREAGFEVLDLGANLEGEARDVAAEHAKLALEARAGGRKLAILSGGELTVTVRGNGRGGPNQEYALSLAARLKDASGVSVLAADTDGADGGAGDASDPAGAVIDTSTFRAMRAFQLDPLAYLADNDATAFFAATGDLLLTGPTLTNVNDLRVVLVDAT from the coding sequence ATGACCGACCAACGCAAGCTGCTGCGGGCCATCTTCGACGCGACCGTCGCCGCCGCGCATCCCGACACCATCCTTGCGGCGCATCTGCCGCCGCTGCCTCACGGCCGCGTCATCTGCCTCGCCGCCGGCAAAGCCGCCGCCGCCATGGCCGCGGCGGTGGAGCGACACTATCTCGACGCTGTCGGTCTCGATCCCGTCCGGCTTGCTGGCCTCGCCGCCACCCGTTACGGCCACAGCGTACCGACGCGTCGGATCAGGGTGATCGAGGCCGGCCATCCCGTGCCGGATGAAGCGGGCTTGCGCAGCGCTGACGCCAGCCTGACCCTCGCGAGCGCCGCGACAGCGGACGATCTGCTGCTGGTGCTGCTTTCGGGCGGCGGCTCGGCGAACTGGATTGCGCCCGTTAACGGCGTATCGATCGCTCGGAAGCAGCAGGTCACCAAGGCCCTGCTCCGCTCGGGCGCCCCGATCTCCGACATCAACACGGTGCGCAGGCACCTGTCGCGGATCAAGGGCGGACGGCTCGCGCGGGCGGCCAGCCGCGCCGAGATCGTCACCCTGGCGATATCGGACGTGCCGCGCGATGAACCGACCGTCATCGCTTCCGGGCCCACCGTGCCCGACCCAACCACGCTGGCCGACGCCCGCGCATTGCTCACAAAATACAGGATCGTATGCGACGATGCTGTCAGCCGCGCCCTCGACGATCCCGCCAACGAAAGCTGCAAGCCCGGCGACGCCGCCTTTTCCCGCGCCCGCTTCGAGATTATCGCACGGCCAAGAACCTCGCTCGACGTCGCCGCCAGACTCGCGCGCGAAGCCGGCTTTGAGGTGCTCGACCTCGGCGCTAATCTCGAAGGAGAAGCGCGCGACGTCGCCGCGGAGCACGCGAAACTCGCGCTGGAGGCGCGCGCCGGCGGCCGCAAGCTCGCTATCCTGTCAGGCGGCGAGTTGACGGTGACGGTTCGCGGCAACGGCCGCGGCGGACCCAATCAGGAATATGCGCTGTCGCTTGCGGCACGGCTCAAGGATGCATCCGGCGTTTCCGTGCTGGCGGCCGACACCGATGGCGCCGACGGCGGAGCAGGCGATGCCTCAGATCCCGCCGGCGCGGTGATCGATACCAGCACATTCAGGGCGATGCGCGCGTTCCAGCTCGATCCCCTCGCCTATCTCGCCGACAACGACGCCACGGCTTTCTTCGCCGCCACCGGGGATCTGCTGCTGACCGGCCCGACGCTCACCAACGTCAATGACCTCCGGGTCGTCCTGGTTGATGCCACCTGA
- a CDS encoding DUF3307 domain-containing protein, producing MLLPSLSSSIAVGPLVGWMVVLTVKHVLADFVLQNSWMAVGKDQRTGWALPLLSHCLVHLALALALILVIAPRFWFIAFIDFAIHLVVDRAKGICVSAFDVTQDHQHPWFWTLIGVDQTLHHLTGFGLAIVMAFNA from the coding sequence GTGCTACTTCCTTCGTTATCGTCGTCGATCGCAGTGGGCCCGCTGGTTGGCTGGATGGTCGTGCTGACCGTCAAGCATGTGCTGGCCGATTTTGTATTGCAGAACTCCTGGATGGCCGTCGGCAAGGATCAAAGGACCGGCTGGGCCTTGCCGCTGCTCTCGCACTGCCTCGTGCATCTGGCGCTGGCGCTGGCGCTGATTCTCGTTATCGCGCCGCGCTTCTGGTTCATCGCCTTTATCGATTTCGCGATTCATCTCGTCGTGGATCGCGCCAAGGGTATCTGCGTTTCCGCCTTCGACGTGACGCAGGACCATCAGCACCCATGGTTCTGGACGCTGATCGGCGTCGATCAGACATTGCATCATCTCACCGGATTTGGCCTTGCGATCGTCATGGCGTTCAACGCGTGA
- a CDS encoding sensor histidine kinase — MAKRTEARWIEEFRRGWRGVSEPPAALGFGLAAVCLMLATAFRFGISLLHADVPYGAYLPGVFAAAAFGGERAGIAAAIGGAALGLMLNFGEAPQAVAAAILMAVYFTVAALIILGVRRHRSLVVHHRELTTELEKEQHYRELVVEELRHRLKNKLATVHAVTKQALHNYPEARTKIDGCINALATTDDLIARTDDRGCDILELLRSELGPYGHVRFTLNGDSLFLPAKLAVSLALMFHELATNAAKYGAFSTPHGLLNVSWTVTNGTLSIVWDESGGPMITAQGKPGFGTQLLNAGLRGFGGKAEIAFLGTGLHCIMQCRIDPPPADKKAETLSEP, encoded by the coding sequence ATGGCCAAGCGGACCGAAGCCAGGTGGATCGAGGAATTCCGGCGCGGATGGCGGGGCGTGTCCGAGCCGCCGGCGGCTTTGGGTTTCGGACTCGCAGCCGTCTGCCTGATGCTCGCCACCGCCTTCCGGTTCGGTATCTCGCTGCTGCACGCGGACGTGCCCTACGGCGCATATCTTCCCGGGGTATTTGCCGCGGCCGCGTTCGGCGGAGAGCGGGCTGGAATTGCCGCCGCGATTGGCGGCGCAGCTCTCGGGCTGATGCTGAATTTCGGCGAGGCGCCACAAGCCGTCGCCGCGGCGATACTCATGGCGGTCTATTTCACCGTCGCCGCGCTCATCATCCTCGGGGTGCGGCGCCATCGTTCGCTGGTCGTGCATCACCGCGAACTTACGACCGAACTCGAGAAGGAGCAGCACTATCGCGAACTTGTGGTGGAGGAGCTTCGCCACCGTCTCAAGAACAAGCTCGCCACCGTCCACGCCGTGACCAAACAGGCGCTTCACAATTATCCGGAGGCCAGGACCAAGATCGACGGCTGCATCAACGCACTCGCGACAACCGATGACCTGATCGCGCGCACCGACGACCGTGGCTGTGACATCCTCGAGCTGCTGCGGTCAGAGCTTGGCCCCTACGGCCATGTCCGGTTCACGCTGAACGGCGATTCCCTCTTTCTGCCGGCGAAGCTCGCGGTGAGTCTGGCGCTGATGTTTCACGAACTCGCCACCAACGCCGCCAAATATGGTGCGTTCTCCACCCCGCATGGCCTGCTCAACGTTTCCTGGACCGTAACAAACGGCACGCTCTCAATCGTCTGGGACGAATCGGGCGGACCGATGATTACGGCGCAGGGCAAGCCGGGATTTGGAACGCAACTCCTGAATGCCGGCCTGCGGGGATTCGGCGGGAAGGCGGAGATCGCATTCCTCGGCACCGGGCTGCACTGCATCATGCAATGCCGGATCGATCCGCCGCCGGCCGATAAGAAGGCGGAAACTTTATCCGAACCGTAG
- a CDS encoding PepSY domain-containing protein, protein MRKYILALAAAISLGAAAPAVAYDSGSLLSMHDALDVALNAGLISVSDAEFAGYEWQIDGRDAAGRYMEVDVDATTGAVLNINR, encoded by the coding sequence ATGCGAAAGTACATTCTGGCCCTCGCTGCCGCGATTTCCCTCGGCGCGGCCGCTCCGGCGGTTGCCTATGACTCCGGGAGCCTTCTCTCGATGCACGACGCCCTTGACGTTGCGCTCAACGCCGGACTGATCTCGGTTTCAGACGCGGAGTTCGCCGGCTATGAGTGGCAGATCGACGGACGCGACGCGGCCGGCCGGTATATGGAGGTCGACGTCGACGCCACGACGGGCGCGGTACTGAATATCAACCGATAG
- a CDS encoding FAD-dependent oxidoreductase, whose translation MAQEQAQPSGPDLTQGVDPGDFKDGKLVGHVGDQEILLVREGEGIFAIDAHCSHYHGPLADGIVVDGTVRCPWHHACFDLRTGEATCAPAFNALDVWQVEQRDGRIFVREKRARPAVRIAKPDHPGKIVIVGGGAAGFAAAEMLRRQDYAGSIVMLSSDDAPPVDRPNLSKDYLAGSAPEDWLPLRPDDFYQQAGIDLRLRTTVTAIDPSARQLSINGDVIGYDRLLLATGAEPVRLPIPGANLSHVHTLRSLADCRAIIDGAKSANRAVVIGASFIGLEVAASLRARGIEVHVVAPESRPMERILGAEMGDFVRSLHEEHGVIFHLENTVTAIGEKKVTISSGETLEADFVVFGVGVKPRLELAEKAGLKIDRGVLVNQYLETSAPGIFAAGDIARWPDPRFGENIRVEHWVVAQRQGQVAARNMLGHREKYDAVPFFWSQHYDVPINYVGHALKWDQIEVEGSVADRDCLLRYKHLGRVLAVSSIYRDVDHLKAEVAMERAVAA comes from the coding sequence ATGGCCCAGGAGCAGGCTCAACCGAGCGGACCAGACCTGACGCAGGGCGTCGATCCCGGCGATTTCAAGGATGGGAAGCTGGTCGGCCATGTCGGCGACCAGGAGATCCTGTTGGTCCGCGAGGGCGAGGGGATTTTCGCGATCGACGCTCATTGCAGCCATTACCACGGACCGCTTGCTGACGGGATCGTTGTCGACGGCACCGTCCGCTGTCCATGGCATCATGCCTGCTTCGATCTCCGCACCGGGGAAGCGACCTGCGCGCCGGCCTTCAACGCGCTCGATGTCTGGCAGGTCGAGCAACGTGACGGCCGGATTTTTGTTCGCGAGAAGCGAGCGCGGCCGGCGGTCAGGATCGCGAAGCCTGATCACCCCGGCAAGATCGTCATCGTCGGCGGCGGCGCGGCGGGTTTTGCGGCCGCTGAGATGCTGCGCCGTCAGGACTACGCAGGCAGCATCGTGATGCTGAGCAGCGACGATGCGCCGCCGGTCGACCGGCCGAACCTGTCGAAGGACTACCTCGCCGGTTCCGCGCCGGAAGACTGGCTCCCGCTGCGTCCCGATGATTTCTACCAGCAGGCCGGCATCGATCTGCGGCTGCGCACGACCGTTACCGCCATCGATCCGTCCGCGCGCCAGCTTTCGATCAACGGCGATGTCATTGGCTACGATCGGCTGCTTCTGGCGACCGGAGCCGAGCCGGTCAGGCTGCCGATTCCCGGCGCCAATCTTTCGCATGTCCATACGCTGCGCTCGCTCGCGGATTGCCGCGCCATCATTGATGGAGCCAAATCGGCCAACCGGGCGGTTGTCATCGGTGCGAGTTTCATCGGCCTGGAGGTCGCGGCCTCGTTGCGCGCCCGCGGGATCGAGGTCCATGTCGTCGCCCCTGAGTCCCGTCCGATGGAGCGCATCCTCGGCGCGGAAATGGGCGATTTCGTCCGTTCGCTGCACGAGGAACATGGCGTGATCTTCCACCTGGAGAATACAGTCACAGCGATCGGCGAGAAGAAGGTGACAATCAGCAGCGGCGAAACGCTGGAAGCCGATTTCGTCGTCTTCGGCGTCGGCGTGAAGCCGCGCCTGGAGCTTGCGGAGAAGGCGGGATTGAAGATCGACCGCGGCGTGCTCGTCAACCAGTACCTGGAAACAAGCGCGCCCGGAATCTTTGCGGCCGGTGACATCGCGCGCTGGCCCGATCCGCGGTTCGGGGAGAACATCCGGGTCGAGCACTGGGTGGTGGCGCAGCGCCAGGGGCAGGTGGCCGCGCGCAACATGCTGGGACACCGCGAAAAGTATGACGCTGTGCCGTTCTTCTGGAGCCAGCATTATGATGTGCCGATCAATTATGTCGGCCACGCGTTGAAGTGGGACCAGATCGAGGTCGAGGGTAGTGTCGCTGACCGGGATTGCCTGCTGCGCTACAAGCATCTGGGGCGCGTGCTGGCGGTCTCTTCGATCTACCGGGATGTCGACCACCTCAAGGCGGAAGTGGCGATGGAGCGCGCGGTCGCCGCCTGA
- a CDS encoding M23 family metallopeptidase: MTIAGFWGTTDLNTARAGHKGRETGLIDLGHEPPLSADGSEAAVIDRRRVSVQWFSGTILTGLCGAALIGGAVFASLDGETTFAQVAERVEGGLRGSFGTGDHQASLHKGDRLPPPSEATAARQVIRVSTVTRAGNRDVMRVRPFVRVSGNLSMATGDLSARVPPFNAQRLLADVGGTTRTTSEDASAAAAAEPDAEVSFVTRDLASILPKAKIAAILPIDEVLMRVRDASNWRGNSGVRYTMADAATDAPGATSSIKMAYAAEGGVDPYAGFEARIVPENVTLLPKTSEQLTGGNPIGERVHLVRRGDTIVSVLRDQGATPDEARAIATTLGPRGRDGGLREGQKLRIMMAPATSDQRLVPYRVIVANDSVIEAVAALSDLGNYVAVDVASMNSVADVADSSDNDDGGGARLYQSIYETALRDKVPPAVIEDMIRIYSYDIDFQRKVQPGDSFDVFYAGDDEGTPTTEKNEVLYASLTVGGETKKYFRFQTPDDAMVDYYDETGKSAKKFLVRKPAASAVMRSGFGTRRHPILGYVKMHTGVDWAASYGTPIFAAGNGVVEKAAWEGGYGKYVRIKHNNGYETAYGHMSAFAKGMEPGKRVRQGQVIGFVGSTGRSTGAHVHYEILVNGRFVDPMRVRLPRGRSLNGTILASFEKERDRLDAMMNSRNTVARVSDAAGSPALPLPRQVSNR; this comes from the coding sequence ATGACGATTGCAGGATTTTGGGGGACGACGGATTTGAATACGGCGCGCGCTGGACATAAAGGACGCGAAACCGGCCTCATTGACCTCGGTCATGAACCCCCGCTTTCCGCGGACGGATCCGAAGCCGCCGTTATCGATCGCCGCCGCGTCTCCGTGCAGTGGTTCAGCGGCACCATCCTGACAGGCCTTTGCGGCGCGGCTCTCATCGGCGGCGCCGTTTTTGCGTCGCTCGACGGTGAGACCACTTTTGCGCAGGTGGCCGAGCGTGTCGAAGGCGGGCTTCGCGGCTCGTTCGGAACCGGTGATCATCAGGCCAGCCTTCACAAGGGCGATCGCCTGCCACCGCCGAGCGAGGCGACCGCTGCAAGGCAGGTCATCCGCGTCTCCACCGTGACACGTGCCGGCAATCGCGACGTGATGCGGGTCCGGCCCTTCGTTCGCGTGTCAGGCAACCTGTCGATGGCGACCGGTGATCTCAGCGCACGCGTTCCACCGTTCAACGCACAGCGCCTGCTGGCGGACGTCGGCGGCACCACCCGCACCACTTCGGAAGACGCAAGCGCCGCGGCGGCGGCCGAGCCAGACGCCGAAGTTTCCTTCGTGACCCGTGATCTCGCCTCGATCCTGCCAAAGGCAAAGATCGCGGCAATCCTCCCGATCGATGAAGTCTTGATGCGGGTGCGCGACGCCTCGAATTGGCGCGGCAACAGCGGTGTCCGGTATACGATGGCCGACGCTGCGACGGACGCGCCTGGCGCGACGTCGAGCATCAAAATGGCCTACGCCGCTGAAGGCGGCGTGGACCCTTATGCCGGATTCGAGGCCCGCATCGTCCCGGAAAACGTAACGCTGCTCCCGAAAACCAGCGAACAACTCACCGGCGGCAATCCAATAGGCGAGCGGGTACACCTGGTCAGGAGGGGCGATACGATCGTCTCGGTGCTGCGGGACCAAGGCGCGACGCCGGACGAAGCGCGCGCGATCGCGACCACGCTCGGACCTCGCGGCCGCGACGGCGGGCTGCGGGAAGGCCAGAAGCTGCGTATCATGATGGCGCCCGCAACCTCCGACCAGCGACTCGTGCCCTACCGCGTGATCGTGGCAAATGATTCCGTCATCGAGGCTGTCGCCGCACTGTCGGATCTCGGCAATTACGTCGCTGTCGACGTCGCCAGCATGAATTCGGTCGCCGATGTCGCCGACAGCAGCGACAACGACGATGGCGGCGGAGCCCGGCTTTATCAAAGCATCTACGAGACCGCGTTGCGGGACAAGGTTCCGCCGGCGGTCATCGAGGATATGATCCGCATCTACTCCTATGACATCGATTTCCAGCGCAAGGTCCAGCCGGGCGATTCATTCGACGTCTTCTACGCCGGAGACGATGAAGGAACGCCGACGACCGAAAAGAACGAAGTGCTTTATGCCTCGCTGACCGTGGGCGGCGAGACCAAGAAATACTTTCGCTTCCAAACCCCCGACGACGCGATGGTCGATTATTATGATGAAACCGGCAAGAGCGCGAAGAAATTCCTGGTTCGCAAACCGGCTGCCAGCGCGGTCATGCGATCAGGCTTCGGCACCCGCCGTCACCCGATCCTCGGTTACGTGAAAATGCACACCGGCGTCGATTGGGCGGCATCTTATGGCACGCCGATCTTCGCCGCAGGCAACGGTGTTGTCGAAAAAGCGGCATGGGAAGGCGGCTACGGCAAGTATGTCCGTATCAAGCACAATAACGGCTATGAAACCGCCTACGGCCACATGTCGGCCTTCGCCAAGGGTATGGAGCCGGGCAAGCGCGTCCGGCAAGGGCAGGTGATCGGCTTTGTCGGTTCGACCGGCCGCTCCACCGGGGCGCATGTGCACTACGAAATTCTCGTCAACGGCCGTTTCGTCGATCCAATGCGCGTCAGGCTTCCGCGGGGACGATCACTTAACGGCACCATCCTGGCCAGCTTCGAGAAGGAACGCGACCGGCTCGACGCGATGATGAACAGCCGCAACACGGTCGCCAGGGTCTCGGATGCAGCGGGCTCGCCTGCCCTGCCGCTGCCTCGGCAGGTTTCGAACCGTTAG